A single Streptomyces sp. Edi2 DNA region contains:
- a CDS encoding ATP-dependent RecD-like DNA helicase, with protein MVNAAVIEGVLERITYANEENGYTVARVDTGRGAGDLLTVVGALLGAQPGESLRMEGRWGSHPQFGKQFTVENYTTVLPATIQGIRRYLGSGLIKGIGPRIADRIVEHFGTDTLDVIETTPARLVEVPGLGPKRTKMIGAAWEEQKAIKEVMVFLQGVGVSTSIAVRIYKKYGDASISVVRNQPYRLAADVWGIGFLTADRIAQSVGIPHDSPDRVKAGLQYALSQSTDQGHCFLPEEQLIADAVKLLQVDTGLVIDCLGELAADPEGVVREQVPGDGDDAPPVIAVYLVPFHRAEISLAGRLARLLRTDEDRMPAFRDVDWDKALAWLTRRTGAELAPEQQQAVQLALTRKVAVLTGGPGCGKSFTVRSVVELARAKKAKVVLAAPTGRAAKRLSELTGAEASTVHRLLELKPGGDAAYDADRPLDADLVVVDEASMLDLLLANKLVKAVPPGAHLLLVGDVDQLPSVGAGEVLRDLLDQAGPVPAVRLTRIFRQAQQSGVVTNAHRINSGVPPLTTGLTDFFLFAEEDAEEAGRLAVDVVARRIPAKFGLDPRRDIQVLTPMHRGPAGAGALNGLLQQAVTPARPDLPERRFGGRVFRVGDKVTQIRNNYEKGQNGVFNGTVGVVTALDSDEQRLTVRTDEDEEVPYDFDELDELAHAYAVTIHRSQGSEYPAVVIPVTTSAWMMLQRNLLYTAVTRAKRLVVLVGSRKALGQAVRTVSAGRRCTALDHRLAGAI; from the coding sequence ATGGTCAACGCAGCCGTGATCGAAGGGGTCCTGGAGCGGATCACCTACGCCAACGAGGAGAACGGCTATACCGTCGCGCGGGTCGACACCGGCCGTGGCGCGGGCGATCTGCTGACCGTCGTCGGTGCGCTGCTCGGGGCGCAGCCGGGCGAATCGCTGCGCATGGAGGGCCGCTGGGGCTCCCACCCCCAATTCGGCAAACAGTTCACCGTCGAGAATTACACCACCGTCCTGCCCGCCACCATCCAGGGCATCCGCCGCTATCTGGGCTCCGGCCTGATCAAGGGCATCGGCCCGCGGATCGCCGACCGCATCGTCGAGCACTTCGGCACGGACACCCTCGACGTCATCGAGACCACCCCCGCACGCCTGGTGGAAGTACCGGGCCTGGGCCCCAAGCGCACCAAGATGATCGGCGCCGCCTGGGAGGAGCAGAAGGCCATCAAGGAGGTCATGGTCTTCCTCCAGGGCGTCGGCGTCTCCACCTCCATCGCGGTGCGGATCTACAAGAAGTACGGCGACGCCTCGATCTCGGTCGTCCGCAACCAGCCCTACCGCCTGGCCGCCGACGTCTGGGGCATCGGCTTCCTGACCGCCGACCGCATCGCCCAGTCGGTGGGCATTCCGCACGACAGCCCGGACCGCGTCAAGGCGGGCCTGCAGTATGCGCTGTCGCAGTCCACGGACCAGGGCCACTGCTTCCTGCCCGAGGAACAACTGATCGCCGACGCGGTGAAGTTGCTCCAGGTGGACACGGGCCTGGTCATCGACTGCCTGGGCGAGCTGGCCGCGGACCCGGAGGGCGTGGTCCGCGAGCAGGTGCCGGGCGACGGGGACGACGCGCCGCCGGTCATCGCCGTCTACCTGGTGCCCTTCCACCGCGCCGAGATCTCCCTGGCCGGCCGGCTGGCCCGGCTGCTGCGCACGGACGAGGACCGGATGCCGGCGTTCCGGGACGTCGACTGGGACAAGGCACTGGCCTGGCTGACGCGGCGGACGGGCGCCGAGCTGGCCCCCGAGCAGCAGCAGGCGGTGCAGCTGGCGCTGACCCGGAAGGTGGCGGTGCTCACGGGCGGGCCGGGCTGCGGCAAGTCCTTCACGGTCCGTTCCGTCGTCGAGCTGGCCCGCGCCAAGAAGGCCAAGGTCGTGCTGGCGGCGCCCACGGGCCGGGCGGCCAAGCGGCTCTCGGAGCTGACCGGCGCCGAGGCCTCCACGGTCCACCGGCTCCTGGAGCTCAAGCCCGGCGGGGACGCCGCCTATGACGCGGACCGTCCGCTGGACGCCGATCTGGTGGTGGTCGACGAGGCCTCGATGCTGGATCTGCTGCTCGCGAACAAGCTGGTCAAGGCGGTGCCGCCGGGCGCCCATCTGCTGCTGGTCGGGGATGTCGACCAGCTGCCGTCGGTGGGCGCGGGCGAGGTGCTGCGCGATCTTCTCGACCAGGCCGGGCCGGTGCCCGCCGTCCGTCTGACCCGGATCTTCCGCCAGGCCCAGCAGTCCGGGGTGGTCACCAACGCCCACCGCATCAACTCCGGCGTCCCGCCCCTGACCACCGGACTCACGGACTTCTTCCTGTTCGCCGAGGAAGACGCGGAGGAGGCCGGACGGCTCGCGGTGGATGTCGTGGCCCGCCGGATCCCGGCGAAGTTCGGCCTCGACCCGCGCCGGGACATCCAGGTGCTCACCCCGATGCACCGCGGCCCGGCCGGCGCGGGCGCCCTGAACGGCCTGCTCCAGCAGGCTGTCACCCCCGCCCGCCCCGACCTGCCCGAGCGCCGTTTCGGCGGCCGGGTCTTCCGCGTCGGCGACAAGGTCACCCAGATCAGGAACAACTACGAAAAGGGCCAGAACGGCGTCTTCAACGGCACGGTCGGCGTGGTCACCGCTCTGGACTCCGACGAGCAGCGGCTGACCGTACGCACCGACGAGGACGAAGAGGTGCCCTACGACTTCGACGAACTCGACGAACTCGCCCACGCCTATGCCGTGACGATCCACCGCTCGCAGGGTAGTGAGTATCCAGCGGTGGTGATTCCGGTCACCACCAGTGCCTGGATGATGCTGCAGCGCAATTTGCTGTATACCGCCGTGACCCGGGCAAAGCGCTTGGTGGTGCTCGTCGGCTCCCGCAAGGCCCTGGGTCAGGCCGTCCGCACGGTATCCGCCGGTCGGCGGTGTACGGCGCTCGATCACCGGCTCGCCGGTGCGATATGA
- a CDS encoding sugar phosphate isomerase/epimerase family protein, whose translation MSDRLRSLCLLDRLSLNQETIRQWSLPELADGCARAGVRGVGLWRAPVQEYGVAAAARLVRDAGLRVTSLCRGGFLTAPDPGERAAALDDNRAAVDEAAALGTDTLVLVSGGLPPGSRDLPGARERVADALGELGPYAAQRGVRLALEPLHPMYAADRCVVSTLAQALDLAERFPAGQVGVVVDTYHLWWDDTVGAQIARAGGTGEGAASRIAAFQLADWVTPLPEGALLGRGQLGDGAVDLRWFRERVDAAGYRGPVEVEIFSPALWARDGTEVLAEIVDRFRTHVG comes from the coding sequence ATGAGCGACCGTCTCCGTTCCCTCTGCCTCCTCGACCGTCTCAGCCTCAACCAGGAGACTATCCGGCAGTGGTCGCTGCCCGAACTGGCCGACGGCTGTGCACGGGCCGGTGTACGGGGCGTGGGGCTGTGGCGCGCCCCGGTGCAGGAGTACGGGGTGGCCGCGGCCGCCCGGCTCGTACGGGACGCCGGGCTGCGGGTCACCAGCCTGTGCCGGGGCGGTTTCCTCACCGCGCCGGACCCGGGTGAGCGCGCGGCCGCCCTGGACGACAACCGGGCGGCCGTCGACGAGGCGGCCGCCCTCGGGACGGACACCCTGGTCCTCGTCTCCGGCGGGCTGCCGCCCGGCAGCCGGGACCTGCCCGGCGCCCGGGAGCGGGTCGCCGACGCACTGGGCGAGTTGGGCCCGTACGCCGCACAGCGGGGCGTCCGGCTGGCCCTCGAACCCCTGCATCCCATGTACGCGGCGGACCGCTGCGTGGTCTCCACGCTCGCCCAGGCGCTGGACCTCGCCGAGCGGTTCCCCGCCGGTCAGGTGGGCGTGGTCGTGGACACCTACCACCTGTGGTGGGACGACACCGTCGGCGCACAGATCGCCCGCGCGGGCGGCACCGGCGAGGGGGCCGCCTCCCGGATCGCCGCCTTCCAGCTCGCCGACTGGGTCACCCCGCTGCCCGAGGGCGCCCTGCTGGGGCGCGGGCAACTCGGGGACGGCGCGGTGGATCTGCGGTGGTTCCGGGAGCGGGTCGACGCGGCCGGCTACCGCGGACCGGTCGAGGTGGAGATCTTCAGCCCGGCGCTGTGGGCGCGCGACGGCACGGAGGTGCTGGCGGAGATCGTGGACCGCTTCCGCACGCACGTCGGTTGA